Genomic DNA from Chlorogloeopsis sp. ULAP01:
CTACCACTCGTCAGCCAACAAGGTGGCAAGACTTCATTTGCACGTTGCAAGGCAAAGAAAAGAGTTTCATTATCAAGTTGCTCATTGGTTGGTTAAATCCTATGACTTAATTGTTTTTGAAAACCTGAACATTAAGGGACTGGCTAGAACACGACTAGCTAAGTCAATACAAGATGTTGCCTGGGGTGCATTCATCCAAATCATGCAAGCTTTCTTCGGTAAGACGCGGCAAGCATACCAGAGGTGTAGACCCTAGAGGGACAAGTATCAATTGTTCTGGTTGTGGTGCTAGGGTTGAGAAAACTTTGACAGTTCGTGTTCACAGTTGTTCTTGTGGACTGGTTATTGACCGTGACTGGAACAGTGCGATTAATCTTTTAAAGCATGGGTCGGTTGGACTACCGATTCCTGGCTGTGGAGGCTTAGGGGATGCCCAGCCCGTGAAGCAGCAAGTCTCATTTGTGAATTTGAGATGCTCCGCTACATTGCTTGCAATTAGCGGGAGAGTTGTCACCTTGAGTACGTGTTGTTGACACACGCTGAAAGTTAAAAAATTAATCAATCAAGAATATTAGGTTACTATTGGTAATTCCTGATTGATTACCCAATTGCCAACATCCCGTAGTTTATCCCTCTTTAATCACTATAGGGAGAGAAAATCTGCTAGGCGATCGCACTGTCCCGGTGTCCAAGGTTCTCCTAGTAACTTGTAGTTCAACCGTGGGAAAAAGCCATATCTTTGACCTAATTCACCACTTAATAGAGTCATTCGTTCTATCGTTCGGGCATTGCTAAGTTTCCCGGCATCAATATAGCGAAAGGGTGTTTTTTCCACTAAAGTTAAAAATTTTGCTTTCGCTTGCATATCATCGCTGACAACAAATACATCGCTGAGTGTCTCTCCAAATTGCGGAGCGTCAAATACCTCCCACCAAACATTTTTGAACGCTCCTACAACTCGTGTCTTAGGAAACCGTTGCTGAATTTGCTCTGCTCCACTGGTATCCCACGGCAGAATGAAATCCGAGTAATCACTGTTAAATGGATTGGAAATATCAATATAAACCTTGCCATCTAGCTGATTCCGCAATGGCTCAAGGGTATCTAGCAAACCGTCGCGTAAAAATAGAGCTGGCAAGACAAATTCGGCTGTTGCGGCATCCACATAACTACCTGAGGTAATTTGCTCGCGCCCCAACTTTTGTACAATTCTGGCTGAACGCTCACGAAAACGCGAACCGAGAATTACACTCTGCCCTCCATCCGCAAACATCAGCGCAAGGCGAATTCCCATTCTACCTGTGCCAAGAATGCCAATGGTGCTATTCATAATTTTCTCCTAATTATCTATCTACTAGTTGGTAGGTAAAAGAATAAAAAAATATTTATCCCTTCACCAGTTCCATCAGTTGCTCAATCACTGCTCGATATTGCTCAACACCACCACTGGCACGGACAATCAAGATTCCACCCTCTAAAAGAGAGAAAATCAGCGTTGCCATTGCTTTCACATCACCAGGAAACCCAAACACGCCTGTGTCGCGACCTTCATTTAAGATTGTGGCTAATCTTTCTTCATTGTCACGGTAGAATACTGCAACACGTTCTACAAGTGGATTTTTCAGAGTTGCCAATTCAGCGCCAAGCATACCGCACAGACAAGCTTTGTCATGGTTGCCACTACTGAGCGTTGCTTCAAACAACCCACAATAGCGACGGAGTTTCTCATCTGCTGGAATGGGCATAGCAATAATATTGTCCACCAACCGCAGAAAGTAAGCGTTATATCGGTCAAGCAAAGTTGCAATCAAGTCATCCTTCGTTGGAAAGTGATGGTGGATGCTGGCTTTACGAATCCCGACTGCGACGCTAATATCCTGGTAGCTGATGGCGTTTACACCCAAGCGCTGGATGAGTTCTTGGGCTGCATCGAGAATTTGAGTTCGAGTATCTTTCAAATTCATCCTCCCATTCTACTAGTAGGTAGGGAAAGTGTCAAGAACAAAGAATAAAAATAAAGGATTTTCTGTTAGTGACAGGGTCATAGCGGAATGGGACTAAGCACCTCGCCCCTAAAATGCCTAGTAGACGCCCGGAGGGCAGTGAGCCGTCCTAAGTCAAGAAAGCCTTCTTCAACCAGCCTCAAAGCAGCAACTGCTGCTACAGGCTTACTGAGAGAGCAAGCTTGAAATAACGTATCCTCTGTAACTGAGTCTTTTTTACCCGCTTCTTTTTCACCGTAAGAACGCTCCCATTCGACTGTATAGTTATTAATAACTGCAATGCTTACTCCGGGAATGTTGTATAAATTCATACGGTCAATCAGTTTAGCGTGGAGATAATCTTGACTCTGAAATTCAGGTGTTACTAACAAACCGCTCTCCACACGCTGAATTCTTTGCGTGATATTTTTATCAACTGGGGGAATACAGGGCATTGAAGTTTTTCTGCTGTTGTAAAAAACCTCCAAAATCCAGTCAAACTGGATTAGATACTCAGAGGCTAAGAATGTCTAGTTATACCTTGCCACTGCGCTTCCAAATTCTCAAGCAGATAATTACGCACAGCTTGGGGCTAGCTTTCCAAGAACTGTGTAACCAGAGCCTACGCTTGAATAGCCAACCCTTTCGCTTAACAAGCGTGCCATTCGGGTCATAACAGGAGAAGTACTAAACTAACCTACAATCAGGTTAAAAAATAAAATTAATGCACGAATTTCCTGACTATATTACACATTACTACGAACAAGGCAGCGACATTCTCAAAAATATTTGCAGTCATGCCGATGAAGTAGCCGAGGTGATACTAGCGGATCTCAAAGAGACTGGTAAGCGGGCGTGGCTACATCCTGGGTATCTTGAGGAACGGCGCACAGTTGAAGCATGGTTGTACGACGAGTTTGAAAACAAGGGTAAAAAGCCATATCTCAAGCACCCGCTTTATTTTGTCTTAGGCGAAAATGATGACTTTTTTCAAAAACATGGGTTTTTTAGCAATGCCAATCCTGACAAATTAAGACTGCCTTTGTCGCTCTTTACGAGTGATATGATTTCCTTCACATATCCTGATAGTATGCCAAGCTTGGCAATTGCGACACTTGAGCGAGGCAAAGCTTATCGGAAACCTTTTCACGGCAAGGTTTTTACATTAGAAGAAATTAATGACATTGTGCAGACATATGGGTTGCCAGGGGACAAGTGGAAATATGAAGATTACTGGCGCTATGACCGCTTTATTGAAGTACAAATATGGGATGATCGACCCATTTGGAATTTTTTGCAAATATCGCTGTAAACCATTTGTCAAGGTTAGAACACCGAAGGATAATGTTGTTATTTCTGGAATTCCCAATGCTTGAAATCAACAATTAGCTGAATTGCAAATTGAACTAAAAATTTTTCTTTCGTCAATCTTGATAAATGTAGTTATGGGCGGATGATATAGTTGCCTAATTACACAATCTAAGTTGACGATGAATATACAAATGAACTACTATAGGTGTAGTACAATAAGTTGTTAAAAGCAGAAGTTAAGAATAATACTTGCAGATAAAGAGCTTATTGAAATCGTAATATCAATTTAGGGAA
This window encodes:
- a CDS encoding NAD(P)-binding domain-containing protein, which gives rise to MNSTIGILGTGRMGIRLALMFADGGQSVILGSRFRERSARIVQKLGREQITSGSYVDAATAEFVLPALFLRDGLLDTLEPLRNQLDGKVYIDISNPFNSDYSDFILPWDTSGAEQIQQRFPKTRVVGAFKNVWWEVFDAPQFGETLSDVFVVSDDMQAKAKFLTLVEKTPFRYIDAGKLSNARTIERMTLLSGELGQRYGFFPRLNYKLLGEPWTPGQCDRLADFLSL
- a CDS encoding TetR/AcrR family transcriptional regulator, which translates into the protein MNLKDTRTQILDAAQELIQRLGVNAISYQDISVAVGIRKASIHHHFPTKDDLIATLLDRYNAYFLRLVDNIIAMPIPADEKLRRYCGLFEATLSSGNHDKACLCGMLGAELATLKNPLVERVAVFYRDNEERLATILNEGRDTGVFGFPGDVKAMATLIFSLLEGGILIVRASGGVEQYRAVIEQLMELVKG
- a CDS encoding zinc ribbon domain-containing protein; translation: MLPGVHSSKSCKLSSVRRGKHTRGVDPRGTSINCSGCGARVEKTLTVRVHSCSCGLVIDRDWNSAINLLKHGSVGLPIPGCGGLGDAQPVKQQVSFVNLRCSATLLAISGRVVTLSTCC
- a CDS encoding serine hydrolase domain-containing protein — protein: MPCIPPVDKNITQRIQRVESGLLVTPEFQSQDYLHAKLIDRMNLYNIPGVSIAVINNYTVEWERSYGEKEAGKKDSVTEDTLFQACSLSKPVAAVAALRLVEEGFLDLGRLTALRASTRHFRGEVLSPIPL